The region ATAGGCTGCTGTCATTAATCCAGGTAATATCGCACCGCCTTCATAAGATTTGTTTTTCAAAACATCAATAGTTATAGCAGTCCCCGCATCCAGGATGATTGCATCATCGCAAGTCAAACTCGCTCCAAGAACATTTGCAACTCTATCTGCGCCTATTTCTGATGGATTCTTTACGTTCCATTTAATATCTAACCCGTCAGTTGCCTCAAGCCAAAAATACCTCGCTTGAAGATATTTTTCGGAAAATCGTTGAAATATGTAGTTCACAGATGGTACGACCGATGCTATAACAACTGATCTAATCTGTTTTGACTTTATATCGTGGTTTTCAAGGAGCGTTTTTAGAATTACGAACAATTCGTCTTCTGTCTCAAATCTGTGAGTCGAAAGTCTCCATTTTAAGAAATCCGTCCCATTTTCAGTAAATCCAGCAACTGTGTGAGTATTTCCCACGTCAAATAAAAGAAGCAACAAAGCCACCTCCAAAATAATATAATAAACCTTAAAGGGAGGTGAAGGTATACACATATCGGTTTTTGTAAATGCGATTTCCGTTGCATCGGGGTCGGTTATCGGTATTTTTTTGGGAAAATCCATATCCGCCGGGATAAGAAGGATTCTCTTTCAGGCTGTAGGCCTAACTACTATAGGTATAGGAATTCAGATGGCTTTGGAAACATCAAATTTTATAATAGTTTTGCTTGCACTT is a window of Pseudothermotoga elfii DSM 9442 = NBRC 107921 DNA encoding:
- a CDS encoding type III pantothenate kinase yields the protein MLLLFDVGNTHTVAGFTENGTDFLKWRLSTHRFETEDELFVILKTLLENHDIKSKQIRSVVIASVVPSVNYIFQRFSEKYLQARYFWLEATDGLDIKWNVKNPSEIGADRVANVLGASLTCDDAIILDAGTAITIDVLKNKSYEGGAILPGLMTAAYSLFEKTAKLPQVDLHVPVNCVGKDTPDNIRIGIVKGTAYALNGLVSDVKKYFNMNPKIFLTGGQSKVIEKLVRHDIKDPDLTLKGMYVYWRRKCVSCL